A genomic region of Colletotrichum destructivum chromosome 1, complete sequence contains the following coding sequences:
- a CDS encoding Putative enoyl-CoA hydratase/isomerase, ClpP/crotonase-like domain superfamily: protein MDNLQTIQLTVDAAKGVALVRFDRPTKRNAFSQAMIGELVATLAHLDALDSVRAVVVTGGPDGPFCAGMDLNELVQISTAEAHQRAFLKDLTDAFARFSKPIIAAVVGFALGGGCEIALACDMIYAAEDASFGLPEIKIGTIPGAGGTQRIARALGKHKAMEFVLTGEPASGSEFERLGVINKVFPRQEVVPAAMGLAERIAVMSGPVVKTAKQAVLTVENSHLDAGMTLEKSLYYSTFGLGDFKEGMTAFLQKRRPDFKHT, encoded by the exons ATGGACAACCTTCAAACCATCCAATTAACTGTGGACGCCGCAAAGGGCGTCGCCCTGGTCCGGTTTGACCGGCCTACCAAGAGAAACGCCTTCTCGCAGGCCATGATCGGTGAGCTCGTCGCGACTCTAGCTCAtctcgacgccctggacagcgtccgcgccgtcgtTGTCACCGGTGGCCCGGACGGCCCTTTCTGCG CCGGGATGGACCTGAACGAACTGGTGCAGATCTCCACGGCTGAGGCCCACCAGCGCGCCTTTCTCAAGGACCTGACAGACGCCTTTGCCAGGTTTTCCAAGCCCATCATCGCGGCTGTGGTCGGATTTGCC TTGGGCGGTGGCTGCGAAATTGCCTTGGCG TGCGACATGATCTacgcggccgaggatgccTCGTTTGGTCTTCCAGAGATCAAGATCGGAACTATTccaggcgccggcggcacccAGCGGATAGCCCGGGCTCTGGGCAAGCACAAG GCCATGGAGTTTGTCCTCACCGGCGAACCAGCCAGCGGATCCGAGTTTGAGCGCCTCGGCGTGATCAATAAGGTGTTCCCCCGCCAAGAAGTCGTGCCGGCGGCAATGGGCCTCGCTGAGCGCATCGCCGTTATGTCGGGCCCCGTCGTCAAGACAGCGAAGCAGGCGGTTCTTACCG TCGAAAACAGCCATCTCGATGCCGGGATGACCTTGGAAAAATCTCTTTACTACTCGACTTTTGGCCTGGGTGACTTTAAAGAAGGGATGACGGCCTTCCTCCAGAAGCGTCGCCCCGACTTCAAGCATACTTGA